GGATATTATAAAAAATCCCTTTTGAATAGTTATACCATACATAGAAAAAATAAAACGGATTTACAAGAAGTTCAAGTATTTTCATGCGATTCATTTTTAATAAACTTAAACTTCAAACGGTTATCTCTATACAATATTTGTCATCCCGCCATCAACCACAATCGTTTGCGCGTTGATATAAGCCGACGCATCACTGGCTAAAAAAATAGCAGTTCCTAAAAGTTCTTCCGGTTTACCCATACGTCCCATTGGAATACGAGTTTTGATCCCTTCCATCAGAGCTTCTTTGGATTTCATATTTCCTACCATGTCGGTGTCGATGAATCCGGGGCAAATGGCGTTTAGCCTAAATCCACTTCGAATCCATTCAGCGGCACAAGCTAGTGTTAGTTGAATGACTGCTCCTTTCGTTCCTGAATAGACAGAGGCAAGAGTAAATCCCCGTAATCCCAGGACTGATGCAATATTAATAATGTTACCACCGATTTGTTTATGTGCTTTGTAGTATGCCTGACTTGCTCGAAATACTGCTTTGAAGTTAATATCGATTAGGTCGCTCATTTCTTTTTCGTTTAAGTGGGAACCGGGTTTATTTAGGGAAATTCCGGCGTTGTTAATTAATACATCTAATTTACCGTGTTTGGTTTTGATCTCGGCAATGATGTCTTTAATCTTATCTTCTTCGAGTAGGTTGTTGACTCTGCCTTCGATGTTAGAGTCTTTCATCCATGCGATAGTTTCGGGTTTAGTTCCGGTTCCGTATACGATTGCTCCTGCATCCCGAAAACCTTCTGCGAGAGATTTTCCAATCCCTCGGCTTGCTCCTGTGATTAATATGGTTTTGTCTGTTACATCAAATAGATTTTTCATACTTATTTCCTTGTTGCGTTTTCTTTGATTAGCCCCGCCGCGATTTCGTTCTTTTGAATTTCTCTTGTACCTTCGTAGATTTGTAGAATCTTTGCATCACGGAAGTATTTCTCTACTGGATACTCTTTTGTATACCCGTAACCACCGAAGATTTGAACTGCTTCCGTTGCGACAAACATAGCTGTATCTGCCGCGTAACATTTAGACATAGCAGAGAATTTAGCCATATCCTTGTGATCCATTTCACAGAGTAGGGCAGCTTTGTAAGTCATGAGTCTGCTTGCTTCAATTCGCATCGCCATATCGGCGAGTAAGTGTTGGATTGCTTGGAAAGTTCCAATTTTTACGCCAAACTGTTCTCTTTCACGAGAATATTGAATTGCCGCATCAAATGCGCCTTGTGCTAAACCGACAGCAGAAATAGCAACGGCTGGACGAGAGAGGTTAAGAGTCTTTAACCCCGTTAAGAATCCAGTATTTTCTTTGAGACCAATCAAATTCTCCTCTGGAATTTCGCAGTCTTCAAAAATAAGCTGTCTGGTTTCTGAACAGCGAATACCTAGTTTGTCCTCTTTTTTTCCGAAAGAAAATCCAGGAGTTCCCTTTTCCACGACAAAGCAAGATATGCCTCTCGTTCCCCTTTCACGATTTGTGATAGCGAATACTGTATAAAGGTCAGCTTGACCGGCTCCACTGATCCATTGTTTGGTTCCGTTTAACACGTATTTGGCGCCTTTCTTGACTGCGGTAGTTGCCATATTCGGAACGTCAGATCCTGCACCCGGTTCTGTTAAACCAAAAGCAGCAATTTTATCACCTGATACAAGTGCGGGAAGCCATTTGTCTTTTTGTTCTTTGGTGGCTCCAATTTGAATAGGGAGTGCTCCGAGCTTAGTGGTGGCAAATGCAACGTTAATCCCTAGACATCCGTAAGATACTTCTTCTACTAAAATCATTTGCGCAAGAACTCCAAGTCCTAGTCCGCCCGCTTCTTCTTCAAACATCGCAGGGTAAAGTCCCGCTTCTTTGAATTTTTCTAATACTTTTTTAGGATACTCGTTGTGTTCATCGTAATAGGCTCTGTTTGGTATGACTTCTTTTTTTACTACGTCTCTGACTAGTTCACGTAGTTGTAATTGTTCTTCTGTAAAATTAATTAATATTCCTGTGGTTTCGGTCATGATTTTCCTCTTTAGTAATTTGTTGAAGCCTAGATGATTTGAGTCAAGTATATATTGGTTAAAAATGTTTTTTTATACGAAAGAAATATACTGTGCGGTATGGGAATTTTATGAATCTCGGTGATAAAAAATTGAACAATGGTATCTTTGTTGTGTTTGCAATTTCCTTTTTATGCCATGAATCTTAAAATTTCTTCTGATTAAGAAATTCTTTGCAGAAAAAACTTTCTGTAAATTTAATTGTCTGGATTTGTGACTTGAAATTGATATTAAATAAAATTGGATCTAGGATTTGCGGATAATCTCTAAGAATAAAACTTAAAGTAAAAAATACAGGTTTCCAAATCTAAGTTGCGTAGCATATTATAATGTGAACTCGATGTAATATATGTTATACCGAACTGACGTTGATATATATTTTATCTTAACAAATTTTTTACTTGTCAGAACTTATTTTAATACCATAAGAAATGATAAAAGCACTGGAATGTAATACTCAAAAAATGAAACTGATACTAATCCTATCATTAATTCTATTCTTGACCTGTAAAAATAAAGAAGAGCCTGCCTCAGTTGTGCCCACAAAACAAGGACAAGAGGATACAGTTTATTATCCGGCTAAATTGAAACCGTTTTCGAGACGGGAAATATCGTCCTGAATTTTCTTACCAAGGCTTGGATTAAACTTCTAACGAACTTCTACTAAATTCTCTTCCTTTAAAAATTCTATTGCTTTTAACAGGGATTGGCTAAGAGTAGCCTTTATTTTTTCGTTAGATGCGTTACCAGATGTAAGCCAGATGATTTTAGGTGGCGATTTATATTGATCTAATAGAAAAACAAAGTCAATGTCTTTTGTGAGTATACAGATATTATCGTTTGAAGTATTTGATTTAGCTTTCAGGAAAATTTCTCGATCACTTGCTTCCGTTAAATTAAGATTGGATACATGATGGGATTCAATGTGAAAAGTTTCTGTAATCCATTTTGCAATTTTAGGGGATAATTGTGCGTCAACCCAAATGATCAAGCAGCAATTACCACGTGATTAATATACTTAGATGCATAAACTAAACAAGCTTTTATATCTGCTAGCTCTAGATAAGGAAAATCATCTATTATCTCTATAGGGAGCATTCCCTCTGATAACATATCGAGAACATCAGAAACGCGAATTCGCATATTTCGAATGCAAGGTCTTCCTCCACATTGTTCCGGATTGACTGTGATACGATTAAATAGGCTTTGAGTTTCCATAGGCTTCAGTCTCATATATTTTATTTTTTTGTCAAATCTAATTAAACAAGAAACACAAACTCGTCTTTTTTTCCTTTCCTTTTTTCTCTATCTATTCCATCACAGTAATTGCAAGAGGAGAAAAAATATGTTAGCGGTAAAACAAATCGGAGTTATAGGTGCAGGATCTTATGGAAATGCTTTGGCATTACATGTTGCTAGAAAAGGTTATCCAACAAAAATATGGGCTTATGAAAAAGAAGTTGTAGAGGATATCAATACAAACCATGAAAATTCAATCTTTTTAAAGGGTTACAAACTCCCTGAAAATTTAACTGCCACAAATGATATTCAAGAATGTATGAATTTTGGGGATGCAATTCTTTCTGTAATGCCAACTCCTCATGTTGCTAGGATGATGGGACAAATTACTCCCTTTATAAAAGATGGACAAACGATTGTTAGTTGCTCTAAGGGAATAGAAAATGAATCATTAGAAATACCTTCCGAGATTATGGAAAGGGTTTTGCCAGAAAAATTCCATCATCAATTAGCGTATCTATCAGGACCATCTTTTGCAAAAGAAGTTGCGGGTGGACTTCCTACAGCAGTTACTATAGCTAGTGCCAATTTAAAATTAGCTGGACATGTGCAACAATTTATGTCTGACAAACGCTTTCGTTGTTATACTACTTCTGATATTACGGGAGTAGAGCTTTGTGGTGCTTTAAAAAACGTGATTGCGATTGCAGCAGGAATTTCTGATGGACTTGGATTTGGATATAACACACGTGCGGCTTTGATTACCCGTGGGTTAGGAGAAATAAACCGCATCGCAGTTCAGAAAAAAGCAAATCCACTTACCATGCTTGGACTTGCAGGCATGGGAGACTTAGTGTTAACATGTACTGGAGACTTATCTCGAAATCGAACTGTAGGTTTTAAGATTGGGCAAGGGCAAAAGTTAAAAGAAATTTTAGCTGATATGAGAATGGTAGCAGAGGGAGTATTAACTTCTAAAAGTGCTTATTTACTGAGTCAAAAGTTAGGTGTAGAAGTTCCAATTATGGAGCAGGTTTATCGTATTCTTCACGAAGACCAAGATCCAAAACAGACTGTAGAAAATCTAATGTCACGAGAATTAAAAGGGGAGTAGTTGCTAGATGAAGCATTTATTTAGTGAAGATAGACTTTCTCTTTTTCTTTTTTTATATTTTGTGCTTTCAATATTTTTTTTCGCAATTGCATCTCAATTACAGTTTGGAACCTTTCAGATTGTACCTCCAGAAGCACTTTATACAACTATTAAGTTATTTAGTTCTTATGAAAATGCAATAATTGCTTACGGGATTCGCTCCATATTTGGAATTTTGTTATACATTTGTATTTTTCTAATCTTTTTTTCAAAGCATCGAAGCGGAAAGTTTGAAATTTCGGGAATTCAAAAAATTCTTATTTTATTTATACTTCTTGTGAATACTTTTACCCCGCCTTTTTCATCGAATGATTTTTATTACTACATGGGACTAGGACGAATTCAAGCATACCAAGATGTAAATCCTTATTTAGTTCCTATAAGTAAAGCGCCCTTACCTGAAGTAACGGCAAGTATAGGAATGTGGGTAAATATTCCGACTATGTATGCTCCCTTTCTTACATACTTTTACAAAATCATGGCAAGTTTTTCAGAAAATTTAATTCTGCATAGTTTTTTGCTTAAAATTTTTGTTTTCTTAGCATATTGTGGGGCTGGCTATTTGGGTCATAGAATTGCTAGTTTTTATTCTACAGGAATGGGCAATTTGGTTATGTTAAGTTTTTTATTGAATCCTTTTTGTATGGATGAAATATTGATCAATGGTCATAATGATATTTTTGCAATTTTGCCATTTTTTGGTGCTGTATATCTTGGTTTAACTTCTAGGTATATTTCTTCTTGTATGTTATTCTTTATTGCAGTGTTTATAAAATTTCCATTTTTAGCTCTGGCACCATTATTTTTATTCTTGCCGGATAGAAAGGAAATAGCAGGTCAAAGCTTTTCTGAAAAGTTAATTTTTGGACTGAAAGTAACCTTTCTAAATGGTTTTCGATTTATGCTCCCAGGATTTTTGATTTTAATTCCTTTTTTAGTTTTTTTCTATTTTCACTACTTCTATGATCCAAGTTCACTGAAAGCATTTGGTATACTAACCGCACTTTGGAGTAGTTCTACCCCAGGAGTTTTGGGAGTTATTCTGAATGAAATGGCAAATATTTCGATAGGTAAGGTTTTAAAGTTAATTGCTTTCATTCGTTTTTCTTTTTTTGTTTTTGTTTTTTTTAGAGCAATTAAAATTACGAATAAAAAGAATTTTCTAGAAGAAATTACCTTAGTCTTGATTTTATTTTATTTAGTTTTCAGTGCATATGTCTGGCCATGGTATTTAGTAATCATCTTTCCTTTTGCTTTTTTTCGACCTATTCGAACTTATATATTTCACACCTTTGCAATCGCAATAGGATCGGTGAGTTTTTGGATTTTTTTTCATCTGAATGCTGGAGGAAGTTTAGGACTTTCTTTATTACAAACAAAGCTCATAGAATACTTTTTATCTTATTCTTTTATAATTATTTTGTTTTTAGTTCCTTCTATCGATAGGCGATTGCATGAAAGTTTTAATTTAAATACCATTTCTAATAAATAACTTCTGCTATTTTTTACAAAAGGGGTATTTCCAATTGCCAAAAGAAGTTTTTTAGTTTTAAATCAGAATTCACTTTTGGCAATTGGTATATATAGTAGTTAGATTAGCAACAAGTAAGAGGATAAAGGTGGTTTTTACAGTATGTCAAAAAATATAAAATTTCAAAA
This sequence is a window from Leptospiraceae bacterium. Protein-coding genes within it:
- a CDS encoding SDR family oxidoreductase encodes the protein MKNLFDVTDKTILITGASRGIGKSLAEGFRDAGAIVYGTGTKPETIAWMKDSNIEGRVNNLLEEDKIKDIIAEIKTKHGKLDVLINNAGISLNKPGSHLNEKEMSDLIDINFKAVFRASQAYYKAHKQIGGNIINIASVLGLRGFTLASVYSGTKGAVIQLTLACAAEWIRSGFRLNAICPGFIDTDMVGNMKSKEALMEGIKTRIPMGRMGKPEELLGTAIFLASDASAYINAQTIVVDGGMTNIV
- a CDS encoding acyl-CoA dehydrogenase family protein, whose amino-acid sequence is MTETTGILINFTEEQLQLRELVRDVVKKEVIPNRAYYDEHNEYPKKVLEKFKEAGLYPAMFEEEAGGLGLGVLAQMILVEEVSYGCLGINVAFATTKLGALPIQIGATKEQKDKWLPALVSGDKIAAFGLTEPGAGSDVPNMATTAVKKGAKYVLNGTKQWISGAGQADLYTVFAITNRERGTRGISCFVVEKGTPGFSFGKKEDKLGIRCSETRQLIFEDCEIPEENLIGLKENTGFLTGLKTLNLSRPAVAISAVGLAQGAFDAAIQYSREREQFGVKIGTFQAIQHLLADMAMRIEASRLMTYKAALLCEMDHKDMAKFSAMSKCYAADTAMFVATEAVQIFGGYGYTKEYPVEKYFRDAKILQIYEGTREIQKNEIAAGLIKENATRK
- a CDS encoding DUF5615 family PIN-like protein, which gives rise to MIIWVDAQLSPKIAKWITETFHIESHHVSNLNLTEASDREIFLKAKSNTSNDNICILTKDIDFVFLLDQYKSPPKIIWLTSGNASNEKIKATLSQSLLKAIEFLKEENLVEVR
- a CDS encoding DUF433 domain-containing protein, which encodes METQSLFNRITVNPEQCGGRPCIRNMRIRVSDVLDMLSEGMLPIEIIDDFPYLELADIKACLVYASKYINHVVIAA
- a CDS encoding NAD(P)-dependent glycerol-3-phosphate dehydrogenase, translated to MLAVKQIGVIGAGSYGNALALHVARKGYPTKIWAYEKEVVEDINTNHENSIFLKGYKLPENLTATNDIQECMNFGDAILSVMPTPHVARMMGQITPFIKDGQTIVSCSKGIENESLEIPSEIMERVLPEKFHHQLAYLSGPSFAKEVAGGLPTAVTIASANLKLAGHVQQFMSDKRFRCYTTSDITGVELCGALKNVIAIAAGISDGLGFGYNTRAALITRGLGEINRIAVQKKANPLTMLGLAGMGDLVLTCTGDLSRNRTVGFKIGQGQKLKEILADMRMVAEGVLTSKSAYLLSQKLGVEVPIMEQVYRILHEDQDPKQTVENLMSRELKGE